One window of the Trichocoleus sp. genome contains the following:
- a CDS encoding IS1380 family transposase produces MTVCDSDLPYSFYDQRALVVQFSDLELSSDAGILLARQAEEKVGICRALAECIQEWRDPNRITHNLHQLVSQRVYQLVGGYEDANDSNQLRHDPIYKMACERLPLPNEELLASQPTMSRLENQVSQREVGKMRGVMVETFIDGYATAPEEIVLDIDGWDDPTHGQQQLSCFHGYFGQHMYFPVLINEASSGYPLVLQLRAGNAHPGKGVAGILRWLFWRLRRAFPGVRIVLRADAGFALPEILRVCERSGVGYAIGFARNAVTEQKIAPLLERARLQFHQTQQKARLFDDVYYAAATWDEPRRLVMKAEWLPKGANPRFVLTNLELPPQELYDRFYVQRGADSEHRIKELKLGMQADRLSCHSFIANQFRLLLSQAAYILLLTIRQAAHGTAFATAQVERLRLMLIKGAARVRVSTRRVLVELAAYCPFAQELRLIVQRLASPVPSGLS; encoded by the coding sequence TGGCACGACAAGCTGAGGAAAAGGTGGGGATCTGTCGAGCCTTGGCTGAGTGCATTCAAGAGTGGCGTGACCCCAATCGGATTACACACAACCTGCATCAACTCGTGAGCCAACGGGTGTATCAGTTGGTGGGCGGCTACGAGGATGCCAACGATAGCAATCAGTTACGGCATGACCCGATTTACAAAATGGCTTGTGAGCGATTGCCTTTGCCTAATGAAGAGTTGTTAGCCAGCCAACCGACTATGAGTCGACTGGAAAATCAAGTGAGCCAACGGGAAGTGGGCAAAATGCGTGGCGTTATGGTCGAGACATTTATCGACGGCTATGCCACTGCCCCTGAGGAGATCGTGCTGGATATCGATGGGTGGGATGACCCGACGCATGGACAGCAACAGTTGAGTTGCTTTCATGGTTACTTTGGACAGCACATGTACTTTCCCGTCCTGATTAACGAGGCCAGCAGTGGCTATCCATTGGTATTGCAGTTGCGAGCGGGTAACGCTCATCCGGGCAAAGGCGTGGCAGGGATTTTGCGCTGGCTGTTCTGGCGATTGAGACGTGCCTTTCCAGGCGTGCGAATTGTCCTGAGAGCCGATGCAGGCTTTGCCTTGCCAGAAATCTTGCGGGTGTGTGAACGTTCAGGGGTGGGTTATGCCATTGGCTTTGCCCGTAATGCTGTAACCGAGCAGAAGATTGCTCCTCTCTTGGAGCGTGCTCGCTTGCAGTTTCATCAAACCCAGCAAAAGGCCAGGTTGTTTGACGATGTGTATTATGCCGCAGCAACCTGGGATGAACCGCGTCGGTTGGTGATGAAGGCAGAATGGTTGCCCAAAGGAGCCAATCCTCGATTTGTGCTGACGAATCTTGAGTTGCCGCCGCAGGAGTTGTACGACCGCTTCTATGTGCAACGGGGCGCAGACAGTGAGCATCGCATCAAGGAACTGAAGCTGGGTATGCAAGCCGACCGGCTTAGCTGTCACAGCTTCATCGCCAATCAGTTTCGCCTGTTGTTATCTCAAGCGGCTTACATTCTCTTGCTCACAATTCGGCAAGCGGCTCATGGGACTGCGTTTGCCACTGCTCAAGTTGAGCGACTCCGCTTGATGCTGATTAAAGGTGCAGCCAGAGTGCGAGTGTCAACCCGACGGGTATTGGTTGAGTTGGCAGCTTACTGTCCCTTCGCTCAAGAATTGCGGTTGATTGTGCAACGATTAGCGTCGCCCGTGCCCTCAGGATTGAGCTAA